One Paraburkholderia agricolaris DNA segment encodes these proteins:
- a CDS encoding efflux transporter outer membrane subunit, whose product MSSNCLSRPLSRPLLRPLLRRSLAAVLIGALLSACSTLPPYQRPAVQVPSQYAGTAPGWAQAAPADTAPRGPWWTIFNDPVLNQLEARIDVSNQTVRKAVAQVQQARSMVDYQRAGFFPTITAGVAQDRSRTSQNVEGKSLAGKTVPDYSAGVSASWEPDLFGRVRDSVTGARADAAASEADLEAVRLSMSADLAVDYFSLRSLDTQKKLLDDSVTAYAAALKLLQQQLKDGAIDASAVAQATIQLEATRTQDTDIDVTRAQMQHAIATLIGEPASSFTLPPNDSAATPPAIPVGVPSQLLERRPDIAAAERRVAAANAQIGVAHAAFFPDLVLSASAGLESTFFAPWLSAPSLFWSLGPQLVGTLFDGGKRTASLHGATAQYDGAVADYRQSVLVAFQQVEDNLSALHSLADEAASQQRATTAADLSLRLTTNRFNAGAVSYLDVVTAQTIALTNQRTADQIAARRLESSVLLLKALGGTLPALKPAGT is encoded by the coding sequence ATGTCTTCAAACTGCCTGTCACGTCCGTTGTCACGTCCGCTGTTACGTCCGCTGTTACGCCGTTCGTTGGCGGCCGTGCTGATCGGCGCGCTGCTGAGCGCCTGCTCGACGTTGCCGCCGTACCAGCGTCCCGCCGTCCAGGTGCCCTCGCAGTACGCTGGCACGGCGCCGGGTTGGGCCCAGGCCGCGCCGGCAGACACCGCACCGCGCGGCCCCTGGTGGACGATTTTCAACGACCCGGTGTTGAATCAACTCGAAGCCCGCATCGACGTCTCGAACCAGACCGTGCGCAAAGCGGTTGCGCAGGTCCAGCAGGCGCGCTCGATGGTGGATTATCAGCGCGCCGGTTTTTTCCCGACGATCACGGCCGGCGTCGCACAGGATCGTTCGCGGACCTCGCAGAACGTCGAGGGCAAATCGCTCGCGGGCAAGACCGTACCGGATTATTCGGCTGGCGTATCGGCGAGTTGGGAACCTGACCTGTTCGGCCGCGTGCGCGACAGCGTGACCGGCGCGCGGGCCGATGCCGCTGCGAGCGAGGCCGATCTCGAAGCCGTGCGTCTGTCGATGAGCGCCGATCTCGCCGTCGACTATTTCTCCCTGCGCTCGCTCGACACGCAAAAGAAGCTGCTCGACGACAGCGTAACCGCCTACGCCGCCGCCCTGAAGCTGCTGCAGCAGCAACTGAAAGACGGCGCGATCGATGCCTCCGCGGTCGCTCAGGCCACCATCCAACTCGAAGCGACCCGTACGCAGGACACCGACATCGACGTCACCCGCGCGCAGATGCAGCATGCGATTGCCACGCTGATCGGCGAGCCGGCCTCGAGCTTCACGCTGCCTCCGAACGACTCGGCCGCGACGCCGCCGGCGATTCCCGTCGGCGTGCCGTCGCAACTGCTCGAACGCCGCCCTGACATTGCAGCCGCCGAACGGCGTGTGGCGGCGGCGAACGCACAGATCGGCGTGGCGCACGCGGCGTTCTTCCCCGATCTGGTGCTGTCGGCGAGCGCGGGCTTGGAAAGCACCTTCTTCGCGCCGTGGTTGAGCGCGCCGAGCCTGTTCTGGTCGCTCGGTCCGCAACTGGTCGGCACGCTGTTCGACGGCGGCAAGCGTACCGCCAGCCTGCATGGCGCGACGGCGCAGTACGACGGCGCGGTCGCGGACTACCGGCAATCGGTGCTAGTCGCCTTCCAGCAGGTCGAGGACAATCTGTCCGCCCTGCATTCACTTGCCGACGAAGCCGCCAGCCAGCAGCGCGCGACCACGGCCGCCGATCTGTCGTTGCGGCTCACGACGAATCGCTTCAATGCGGGTGCGGTAAGTTATCTCGACGTGGTGACGGCGCAGACGATTGCGTTGACGAATCAGCGCAC
- a CDS encoding efflux RND transporter periplasmic adaptor subunit translates to MTNSSLPPDRGDGVEPAVEADRVAKAAGGSEAPRAADTAHAAGSAQPASASEDPRAADLPASPKPRRRMWPLALTGLAAALLIAGIVPRLHTSAALTQQTQAQSVLSVSVVSPRPAPAVHELLLPGAVTPFAEASIYARTSGYVAHWSADIGTQVKAGQTLATIDAPDLDAQLRQARADEATAQANFDFAKTTAQRWQEMLKTQSVAQQDADTKLSDMEARRAMLASAQANVAHLAELVSYEKITAPFDGTITARNVDVGSLVTAGGTPGTPGMSGELFHIQQTGVLRVFVDVPQNDAPYVTPDTGVYLSAQQYPGRHIAARVARTSGSIDPSSRTLRVEVDVDNKDGALLPGAYAQVHLQLQSTTPALDLPVSALLFRPDGVTVAVVDGNGRAVLRTVHIGRDFGTHVEITTGLAATDRVIDNPGDSLSTGQLVQIAPAAHG, encoded by the coding sequence ATGACCAACTCATCACTTCCACCCGACCGCGGCGACGGGGTTGAACCGGCCGTCGAGGCTGATCGCGTCGCCAAGGCTGCCGGGGGCAGCGAAGCGCCCCGCGCCGCCGACACCGCGCATGCCGCTGGGTCGGCTCAGCCGGCGAGCGCCAGCGAAGACCCGCGCGCCGCCGACTTGCCTGCCAGCCCGAAGCCGCGCCGCCGCATGTGGCCGCTGGCATTGACCGGCCTTGCCGCGGCGCTGCTGATCGCCGGCATCGTGCCGCGTTTGCATACAAGCGCTGCGCTCACGCAACAGACGCAAGCGCAAAGCGTGCTCAGCGTGTCCGTGGTCTCACCGCGCCCCGCGCCTGCTGTCCACGAATTGCTGCTGCCCGGCGCGGTGACGCCGTTTGCCGAAGCATCGATCTATGCGCGCACGAGCGGCTACGTCGCGCACTGGAGCGCCGACATCGGCACCCAGGTGAAAGCCGGTCAGACGCTCGCCACGATCGACGCCCCCGATCTGGACGCACAGTTGCGCCAGGCGCGTGCCGACGAAGCCACCGCGCAGGCCAACTTCGACTTCGCGAAAACCACGGCGCAGCGTTGGCAGGAGATGCTGAAAACCCAATCGGTCGCGCAGCAGGATGCGGATACAAAGCTCAGCGACATGGAAGCACGGCGCGCGATGCTGGCGTCGGCGCAGGCCAACGTCGCGCATCTGGCCGAGCTGGTGTCCTACGAAAAGATCACCGCGCCGTTCGACGGCACGATCACCGCGCGCAACGTCGATGTCGGCAGCCTGGTGACGGCGGGCGGCACGCCCGGCACGCCGGGTATGTCAGGCGAGCTGTTTCACATTCAGCAGACCGGCGTGCTGCGCGTGTTCGTCGACGTGCCGCAGAACGACGCGCCCTACGTCACGCCCGACACCGGCGTTTATCTGAGCGCCCAGCAGTATCCAGGGCGGCACATCGCGGCCAGGGTAGCCCGCACGAGCGGCTCGATCGATCCGTCGAGCCGCACATTGCGCGTCGAGGTCGACGTCGACAACAAGGACGGCGCGCTGCTGCCCGGCGCTTACGCGCAGGTGCATCTGCAGTTGCAATCGACCACACCGGCGCTCGATCTGCCGGTGAGCGCGCTGCTGTTTCGTCCCGATGGCGTGACGGTTGCCGTGGTCGACGGCAATGGCCGTGCGGTGCTCAGGACGGTGCACATCGGCCGCGATTTCGGCACGCATGTGGAGATCACCACGGGCCTCGCCGCGACCGACCGTGTGATCGACAACCCCGGCGATTCGCTGAGTACCGGTCAGCTCGTACAGATCGCGCCGGCCGCGCATGGCTGA
- a CDS encoding efflux RND transporter permease subunit has translation MWIVKLALRRPYTFVVLAVLIFIVGPLAILRTPTDIFPNINIPVVSIVWTYNGFSAQDMANRITSNYERALTSDVDDIEHIESQSLNGVSVVKIFFHPGADINRAIAEAASNSASILRVLPPGTLPPNIITYNASTVPILQLGLSSNTLSEQQLYDLGNSQIRTQLATVQGASVPLPFGGKVRQIMVDIDPRALQAKGLAPLDVVNAVNAQNLILPGGTAKIGTKEYNVQMNGSTDTVAALNDLPIKTVAGGVVYVRDVAHVRDGYAPQTNIVRSDGKRAALLTIEKSGSTSTLTIIQQVKAMLPHIAAGLPSALHITALSDQSVFVKSAVVGVAREAVIAAALTALMILLFLGSWRATLIIAVSIPLAVLTSLIALSALGQTINIMTLGGLALAVGILVDDATVAIENITHHLENGEPLHDAILNGSGEIAVPTFVSTLSICIVFVPMFLLSGVARYLFVPLAEAVVFAMIASYFFSRTLVPTLAMYLMRARSNAPVTGNGPIARLIRFQAAFEHRFERLRERYRGVLGSVIATPRRFIAIFLLLCIGSLALVPFAGRDFFPAVDTGEIRLHLRAPTGTRIEDTARITDEVEARVRSVIPKQELAAMLDNVGVPVSGINLTYDSSDPIGPEDADVMITLAAGHKPTAAYVATLRSVLSKDFPGVTFAFLPADIVSQILNFGLPAPIDIQIVGNKLDANRVVANRLLEQLRGVRGLVDARIQQPGDEPAINVNVDRTRAIQAGLLQRDVSQNLLIALSGSSQTTPNFWLDPHNGVSYPLMAMMPQYDINSLQALANIPVAQSGAASTGAAAASIAPTGNGPAPQNLLGALSTLTRGTQQAVVSHYNVQPVLDIFASAQGRDLGGVAADVTRLVDQIRPQLPPGASIVVRGQVQAMHDSFSGLASGLVFAIALVYLLMVVNFQSWLDPLIIISGLPGSLAGIAWMLFSTGTSLSVPALTGTILCIGIATANSILVINTAREFHHGGRPPLQAALEAGFSRFRPVLMTALAMLIGMLPMALGLGDGGEQNAPLGRAVIGGLALGTVSTLLFVPVVYGAVHAWLDKRRAARTAAQESRVPARTL, from the coding sequence ATGTGGATCGTCAAGCTCGCGCTGCGCCGCCCATATACCTTCGTGGTTCTCGCGGTGTTGATCTTTATCGTCGGGCCGCTCGCGATACTCCGCACGCCGACCGATATCTTTCCGAACATCAACATCCCGGTGGTCAGCATCGTCTGGACGTACAACGGCTTTTCTGCCCAGGACATGGCCAACCGCATCACGTCGAACTATGAACGTGCGCTCACCTCCGACGTCGACGATATCGAGCACATCGAGTCGCAATCGCTGAATGGTGTCTCGGTCGTAAAGATCTTCTTTCATCCCGGCGCGGACATCAATCGCGCGATCGCCGAGGCGGCCTCCAATTCCGCATCGATCCTGCGCGTGCTGCCGCCCGGCACCCTGCCGCCGAACATCATTACGTACAACGCGTCGACAGTGCCGATCCTGCAACTCGGACTCTCCAGCAATACGCTGTCCGAACAGCAGCTCTACGACCTCGGCAACAGCCAGATCCGCACCCAACTGGCGACGGTGCAAGGCGCATCGGTACCGCTGCCGTTCGGTGGCAAGGTGCGCCAGATCATGGTCGATATCGATCCGCGCGCCCTGCAAGCCAAAGGTCTTGCCCCGCTCGACGTGGTTAACGCCGTCAACGCACAGAATCTGATCCTGCCGGGCGGCACCGCCAAGATCGGCACGAAGGAATACAACGTCCAGATGAACGGCAGCACCGACACGGTGGCCGCGCTGAACGACCTGCCGATCAAGACCGTGGCCGGCGGCGTGGTGTACGTGCGCGACGTCGCCCATGTGCGCGACGGCTACGCGCCGCAAACCAACATCGTGCGCAGCGACGGCAAACGCGCCGCGCTCCTCACCATCGAAAAATCCGGCAGCACGTCGACGTTGACCATCATCCAGCAAGTCAAGGCGATGCTGCCGCATATCGCCGCCGGTTTGCCGAGCGCGCTGCATATCACCGCGTTGTCCGATCAATCGGTGTTCGTGAAGTCGGCGGTGGTGGGCGTGGCGCGCGAGGCCGTGATCGCCGCCGCGTTGACCGCGTTGATGATCCTGCTGTTTCTCGGCAGTTGGCGCGCCACGCTGATCATCGCGGTGTCGATTCCGCTTGCGGTCCTGACCTCGCTGATCGCGCTGTCCGCGCTCGGCCAGACCATCAACATCATGACGCTCGGCGGGCTCGCGCTCGCGGTGGGGATTCTCGTCGACGATGCCACGGTCGCGATTGAAAACATTACCCATCATCTGGAAAACGGCGAGCCGCTGCACGACGCGATTCTGAACGGCTCCGGCGAAATCGCCGTGCCGACGTTCGTCTCGACACTGTCTATCTGCATCGTGTTCGTGCCGATGTTCCTGCTTTCCGGCGTGGCGCGTTATCTGTTCGTGCCGCTCGCCGAAGCGGTGGTATTCGCGATGATCGCGTCGTACTTCTTCTCGCGTACGCTGGTGCCGACCCTCGCGATGTACCTGATGCGTGCGCGCAGTAATGCGCCGGTCACGGGTAACGGCCCGATTGCGCGCCTGATCCGCTTCCAGGCTGCCTTCGAACATCGCTTCGAGAGGTTGCGCGAACGCTATCGTGGCGTACTCGGCTCGGTGATCGCGACGCCGCGCCGGTTCATCGCCATCTTCCTGTTGCTGTGTATCGGCTCGCTGGCTCTCGTGCCATTCGCCGGCCGCGATTTCTTCCCTGCTGTCGATACCGGCGAAATTCGCCTGCATTTGCGTGCGCCGACCGGCACGCGCATCGAAGATACCGCGCGCATCACCGATGAAGTCGAAGCCCGCGTGCGCAGCGTGATCCCGAAGCAGGAACTCGCAGCCATGCTCGATAACGTCGGTGTGCCGGTGAGCGGCATCAACCTGACCTACGATTCATCCGATCCGATCGGCCCGGAAGACGCCGACGTGATGATCACGCTCGCCGCCGGACACAAACCCACGGCCGCCTATGTGGCGACGCTGCGCAGCGTGCTATCGAAAGATTTCCCCGGCGTTACGTTTGCGTTCCTGCCCGCCGACATCGTCAGCCAGATTCTGAATTTCGGCCTGCCCGCGCCGATCGATATCCAGATCGTCGGCAACAAGCTCGACGCCAATCGCGTCGTGGCGAACCGCTTGCTCGAACAACTGCGCGGTGTGCGCGGCCTCGTCGATGCACGCATCCAGCAACCGGGCGACGAACCCGCGATCAACGTGAATGTCGACCGTACCCGGGCAATTCAGGCCGGCCTGTTGCAACGCGACGTGTCGCAGAATCTGCTGATCGCGCTTTCCGGCAGTTCGCAAACCACGCCGAATTTCTGGCTCGATCCGCACAACGGCGTCAGCTATCCGCTGATGGCGATGATGCCGCAGTACGACATCAACTCGCTGCAGGCGCTCGCCAATATTCCCGTGGCGCAGAGCGGCGCCGCCAGTACGGGCGCGGCGGCAGCGTCCATTGCGCCGACCGGCAACGGCCCCGCGCCGCAGAACCTGCTCGGCGCGCTGAGCACGCTGACGCGCGGCACGCAGCAAGCCGTCGTCTCGCACTACAACGTGCAACCGGTGCTCGATATCTTCGCGTCGGCACAAGGGCGCGATCTCGGCGGTGTGGCGGCTGACGTAACCCGTCTGGTCGATCAGATCCGCCCGCAATTGCCGCCCGGTGCATCGATCGTGGTGCGCGGGCAGGTGCAGGCGATGCACGATTCCTTCAGCGGACTCGCCAGCGGTCTGGTGTTCGCGATCGCCCTCGTCTATCTGCTGATGGTCGTCAATTTTCAGTCGTGGCTCGATCCGCTCATCATCATCAGCGGTTTGCCGGGCTCGCTTGCGGGCATTGCGTGGATGCTGTTCAGCACCGGCACGAGCCTGAGCGTGCCGGCACTGACCGGCACGATTCTGTGCATCGGCATTGCCACGGCCAACAGCATTCTGGTGATCAACACCGCGCGTGAATTCCACCACGGCGGCAGGCCGCCGCTGCAAGCCGCGCTCGAGGCTGGTTTCAGCCGCTTCCGGCCGGTCCTGATGACCGCGCTCGCGATGCTGATCGGCATGCTGCCCATGGCGCTCGGCCTCGGCGACGGCGGCGAACAGAATGCGCCGCTTGGCCGCGCCGTCATTGGCGGCCTTGCGCTCGGCACGGTGTCCACGTTGCTGTTTGTTCCCGTCGTCTACGGGGCGGTGCATGCGTGGCTCGACAAACGCCGCGCGGCTCGCACCGCCGCCCAGGAATCCCGCGTTCCCGCCCGCACACTTTGA
- a CDS encoding DUF4148 domain-containing protein — translation MKLLTAIAVAALSLPFGANAFAQSNPSGLTRAEVMAQLQQAQAEGLVPAPNNDYPPTAAEIARNRELYAIQHHTDGAGAVNTAGVPAADAGSASN, via the coding sequence ATGAAACTGCTTACCGCTATTGCTGTTGCCGCGCTTAGTTTGCCGTTTGGCGCGAATGCGTTTGCGCAATCCAATCCGTCAGGACTCACGCGGGCTGAGGTTATGGCTCAGTTGCAGCAGGCTCAGGCTGAAGGGCTCGTGCCGGCGCCCAATAACGACTACCCACCTACGGCAGCGGAGATTGCGCGCAATCGGGAGCTTTATGCCATTCAGCATCACACGGATGGCGCTGGCGCGGTCAATACAGCTGGGGTACCTGCTGCGGATGCTGGGTCGGCTTCTAACTGA
- a CDS encoding flotillin family protein: MDSIIFWGGIGLAVVVGLCVIGLIFARLYVRASAERAFVRTGLGGQKVIMSGGAVVLPVFHEVIPINMNTLKLEVSRATRDSLITKDRMRVDVVVAFFVRVKPTAEGISTAAQTLGQRTQAPENLRALVDDKFVDALRSTAAQMTMQDLQDAREKFVQGVQNTVAEDLTKNGLELESVSLTNFNQTSKEFFDPNNAFDAEGLTKLTQETERRRKERNEVEQDTEVSVREKNRDALARKLEIEQQESFMKLEQEQQVKTRTAEQSARIAAYEAERHQEAEQSRIVAERQVQESEIQREQAVRTRKVEAEREVRVKEIEQTRVTQMAAIEQAKVTEIAAQDKAIVIATKSEAQSQAQARANEALAEAVKAEQLVETTRRTAEADRAKRVALIEAAQEAETNAVHVTTQARAEREAAQMQATAIVELAEAARKKGLAEAEAQRALNDAINALSSDQASLKFKLALLQALPGVIQQTVEPMKAIEGIKIIQVDGLNRNAGNGGADGASGPVSGHNGNNLAEQAMSAALSYRAHAPLIDSLLNEIGLSGGSLQGLVPGLAAAPNHAAEHPAAAGSVDGATLDTLHKRAAQQ; encoded by the coding sequence ATGGATTCGATCATTTTTTGGGGCGGCATTGGCCTCGCCGTGGTGGTTGGCCTGTGCGTCATTGGCCTGATCTTTGCGCGCCTTTATGTCCGCGCCTCGGCTGAACGCGCATTTGTGCGAACCGGCCTCGGTGGGCAGAAAGTGATCATGAGCGGTGGCGCAGTCGTGCTGCCCGTGTTCCATGAGGTCATTCCGATCAACATGAACACGCTGAAGCTCGAGGTCAGCCGTGCGACGCGCGACAGCCTGATCACCAAGGATCGTATGCGCGTCGACGTCGTGGTTGCGTTCTTCGTGCGCGTGAAGCCGACGGCCGAGGGTATTTCGACCGCCGCGCAGACGCTCGGTCAACGGACACAGGCTCCCGAAAACCTGCGCGCGCTGGTCGACGACAAGTTCGTCGACGCGCTGCGCTCCACGGCCGCGCAGATGACGATGCAGGATCTGCAGGACGCCCGGGAGAAATTCGTGCAGGGCGTACAGAACACCGTCGCGGAAGATCTGACCAAGAACGGTCTGGAACTGGAAAGCGTATCGCTGACCAACTTCAACCAGACATCGAAAGAATTCTTCGACCCGAACAATGCGTTCGACGCGGAAGGCCTGACAAAGCTCACGCAGGAAACGGAGCGCCGGCGCAAGGAACGAAACGAAGTCGAGCAGGATACCGAGGTCTCGGTTCGCGAAAAAAATCGCGACGCGCTTGCGCGAAAGCTGGAAATCGAGCAGCAGGAATCGTTCATGAAGCTCGAGCAGGAACAGCAGGTGAAAACGCGCACCGCCGAACAGAGCGCGCGGATCGCCGCCTACGAGGCCGAGCGTCACCAGGAGGCCGAGCAGAGCCGGATCGTGGCGGAACGGCAGGTGCAGGAATCGGAGATCCAGCGTGAACAGGCAGTCCGTACACGCAAGGTAGAAGCCGAGCGCGAGGTTCGCGTCAAGGAGATCGAGCAGACCAGGGTGACCCAGATGGCCGCCATCGAGCAGGCCAAGGTGACCGAAATCGCCGCGCAGGACAAGGCCATTGTGATCGCCACAAAATCGGAAGCGCAATCCCAGGCTCAGGCGCGAGCCAACGAGGCGCTTGCGGAAGCGGTCAAGGCCGAGCAACTGGTGGAAACCACCCGCCGGACCGCGGAGGCTGATCGTGCCAAGCGGGTTGCGCTGATCGAGGCAGCGCAGGAAGCTGAAACCAATGCCGTGCACGTCACGACCCAGGCGCGCGCCGAGCGCGAGGCCGCGCAGATGCAGGCCACCGCGATTGTGGAACTGGCTGAAGCCGCCCGCAAGAAGGGGCTCGCGGAAGCTGAGGCACAACGTGCGCTCAATGACGCTATCAACGCGCTGTCGTCGGATCAGGCAAGCCTGAAGTTCAAGCTCGCGCTGTTGCAGGCGCTTCCCGGCGTGATCCAGCAGACCGTCGAGCCGATGAAGGCAATCGAAGGGATCAAGATCATTCAGGTAGACGGATTAAACCGCAATGCCGGCAACGGCGGCGCCGACGGTGCGTCGGGTCCGGTGTCCGGACACAATGGCAACAATCTGGCTGAGCAGGCGATGTCCGCGGCGTTGTCGTACCGGGCGCATGCACCGCTCATCGACTCGTTGCTGAACGAGATTGGTTTGTCAGGCGGATCGCTGCAAGGACTGGTGCCGGGTCTCGCGGCCGCGCCGAATCACGCAGCAGAGCATCCGGCAGCGGCGGGCTCGGTGGACGGCGCTACGCTGGACACCCTGCACAAGCGCGCAGCCCAGCAGTAA
- a CDS encoding OB-fold-containig protein has translation MSLLLLPGNAPFVTAIGLMIVIGLLEGLTLLFGMSVTEHAGSLLVTHFGLDHSGADAGVGIVGQFLGWLHVGRVPLLVLLILFLLSFSVVGLLVQSLLHALAGFMLPPALASVISALGSLPLVRQTGGLVARFVPQTESSAVSEIDFIGLPAQIVTGEASVGTPAEARLVDRFGQPHYVRVEPDRAGQSFVRGTTVAIVSHVSGSLYRAVIIGRSDLL, from the coding sequence ATGAGCTTACTGCTGCTGCCAGGAAACGCCCCCTTCGTAACCGCGATCGGGTTGATGATTGTGATTGGCTTACTGGAGGGCCTCACACTCCTGTTCGGAATGAGTGTCACCGAGCATGCAGGCAGTCTTCTCGTCACGCATTTCGGCCTTGACCATTCCGGTGCAGATGCCGGCGTGGGTATCGTAGGCCAGTTTCTCGGCTGGCTGCACGTCGGCCGGGTGCCCCTTCTGGTTCTGCTCATTTTATTTCTGCTGAGTTTTTCGGTCGTCGGCTTGCTCGTGCAATCGCTGCTGCATGCACTCGCCGGGTTCATGCTGCCGCCGGCACTGGCGAGCGTGATCTCCGCACTTGGCTCGCTGCCCCTCGTCCGGCAAACCGGCGGCCTTGTCGCCCGCTTTGTGCCGCAGACCGAATCGTCCGCCGTATCCGAGATCGATTTCATTGGGCTGCCGGCGCAGATCGTGACCGGTGAAGCCTCCGTCGGCACCCCCGCGGAAGCGCGCCTCGTGGATAGATTCGGTCAGCCGCACTACGTTCGCGTCGAGCCGGATAGGGCCGGCCAGTCTTTTGTCCGGGGCACGACAGTGGCGATCGTGTCGCATGTCTCTGGGTCGCTGTACCGCGCCGTAATCATTGGCCGTTCGGATCTGCTTTAG